In Vidua chalybeata isolate OUT-0048 chromosome 5, bVidCha1 merged haplotype, whole genome shotgun sequence, one genomic interval encodes:
- the ETFBKMT gene encoding electron transfer flavoprotein beta subunit lysine methyltransferase, whose translation MAFRGWKWFLLLGRQNTLAKVWRSRRGGPSLCWKRCCHWSTGKSLDPEVRAFLEENTEVTNSGHLTPEIRLRLLTPRCRFWREKPDLWPYGDPFWAIYWPGGQALSRYILDNPHVVKGRSVLDLGSGCGATAIAAVMSGASQVLANDIDPIAGMAMILNCELNHLNPFPITIKNIINSEAGNWDLIVLGDMFYDEQLADGLHHWLQKCIRIHQTEVLIGDPGRHQFLSHSIRSQLHKVIEYSLPEYTRQENCGLTSSTVWSYQPSNSLDDS comes from the exons ATGGCCTTCCGTGGCTGGAAGTGGTTCCTCCTCTTGGGCAGGCAGAACACCCTTGCCAAGGTGTGGAGAAGTAGGAGGGGAGGCCCCTCTCTGTGCTGGAAGCGCTGCTGCCACTGGAGCACAGGCAAGTCTCTGGACCCCGAGGTGAGAGCGTTTTTGGAGGAGAACACTGAGGTCACCAACAGCGGGCACCTCACACCAGAGATCCGGCTGCGCCTCCTCACCCCTCGCTGCAGGTTCTGGAGAGAAAAACCTGACCTGTGGCCTTATGGGGACCCTTTCTGGGCAATTTACTGGCCAGGTGGCCAAGCCCTCTCCAG gtatATTTTAGATAATCCACATGTGGTTAAAGGGAGATCAGTTCTGGATCTTGGAAGTGGATGTGGAGCAACAGCAATAGCTGCTGTGATGAGCGGGGCATCCCAAGTCCTTGCCAATGACATTGACCCTA TTGCAGGAATGGCAATGATCTTGAACTGTGAACTGAACCACCTGAATCCCTTCCCCATCACCATTAAAAACATCATTAATTCAGAGGCTGGCAACTGGGACCTCATAGTTCTAGGAGATATGTTTTATGATGAACAACTTGCTGATGGTCTGCATCACTGGCTGCAGAAGTGCATCAGGATTCACCAGACTGAAGTGCTGATTGGTGACCCTGGCAGGCATCAGTTTTTAAGCCACAGCATTCGCAGTCAGCTGCACAAAGTTATAGAATATTCACTGCCTGAGTATACGAGACAAGAAAACTGTGGGCTAACATCAAGTACTGTCTGGAGTTATCAGCCCTCAAACAGCTTAGATGATTCTTGA